The Triticum aestivum cultivar Chinese Spring chromosome 7B, IWGSC CS RefSeq v2.1, whole genome shotgun sequence genome window below encodes:
- the LOC123161694 gene encoding probable histone H2AXb, which produces MAIAGSGRGKAKPAASAKSVSRSSKAGLQFPVGRVARYLKVGKYAQRVGAGAPVYLAAVLEYLAAETLELAGNAARDNKKNRIVPRHIQLAVRNDEELSRLLGSVTIAAGGVLPSIHTTLLPKKAGKGKGDIGSASQEF; this is translated from the exons ATGGCTATTGCCGGCAGTGGGAGGGGCAAGGCGAAGCCCGCCGCCAGCGCCAAGTCCGTGTCACGGTCGTCCAAGGCCGGCCTGCAGTTCCCCGTCGGCCGCGTCGCCCGGTACCTCAAGGTCGGCAAGTACGCGCAGCGCGTCGGCGCCGGCGCCCCCGTCTACCTCGCCGCCGTCCTCGAGTACCTCGCTGCCGAG ACCCTGGAGCTCGCCGGGAACGCGGCGCGCGACAATAAGAAGAACCGGATCGTGCCGCGCCACATCCAGCTGGCGGTGCGCAACgacgaggagctgagccgtctgcTGGGCTCGGTCACCATCGCCGCCGGCGGGGTTCTGCCCAGCATCCACACCACGCTGCTCCCCAAGAAGGCCGGCAAGGGCAAGGGCGACATCGGCTCCGCTTCCCAGGAGTTCTAG